The Desulfatiglans sp. region TCTGGCGCACTGCCTCCCTGTCATCCAGTACTATTTCGCCGCCCATGCCTCCCTGCTTTATTCCGCTTGAAAGAGAGACATCAAATACCGTAACAAGATTGGTATCAAGGTCGTAAAACACATTATAACCCCTCTGTTCATTCGGGATCATATGAGAGAATAAAACCATCTGCTTGAGTGTAAGCGCACCATAACCGGTCTTAATCTTTTTTCCGCCGTTTTCAGAGATGATAAGCTCCTTTTTATCCCTGAAACTGTACTCAAGGACAGGGCCATCCTTTGTAATAATCTTTAAGGACTTGCCCGAAAGAATGTCTGAAAATTCAGAAACGCATTTGGGCCCGGTTTCAGCAGCCTTGAGTTTTTTACCTATTTCATCCTTTGTCAGTTTTGTATACTTGAAACGGTGCATTGGTATGTTCATTTTCTCTCCTCCTGATAAATGTTATAGTACTAATCCCTGATTATTAAGCCTCTGCCCTTCGTTTTGAAAGGTCTTCTTCTATCTTGAGCATAACACTGCTTTTTAATGGATAGAATAACATCACGAGCCCGCCAAGAACCCCAAAGATAGCAGGGTAAAAGCTCATTACCATTCTAATGCCAAATATTGATTCGCTTGACTGTGCGACATTTGCCACAAACCCGTAATAACCTAATATCCCGTTTACAAAGCTGCCGCCAAAGGCAAGACCCAGTTTCAGGGCAAACAATGATGCAGCCATTATAAGCCCGGTTGATCTTCTTCCGAATTTCCATTCGCCATAATCGGCAGTGTCTGTGTAGATTGCCCACTGAAGCACAGAGACCACCCCCATAAGGAATGAAACTGCAATATTAAGCCCGAAAATCATTAGTACATTATGGGGCTGCACATAATAAAAGGCGCATGAGATCACAGCGCTGGCGATAAGCGCACCGGTATAGGCATTCTTTTTGTCCAGTGTTTTTGCAAATGACTGTGCCATAAGCGCACCCACAAGGGTTGAAGCGCTGCCAACAGATGCAAACCATTCGGTAAAAGAGCTGATTGAAAGATTTACATTGAAGATTTCCTGTTCAAGCACATAATACTTAAAATAGTAAGGGGTAGATGTCCCGCGCATTACCGCATACAGAAGCTGAAAAACAGTTGCAATGGCTATTATCACCCAGGGTGTGTTCTTAAAGAGGTATTCTAAATCCTTGATCGAATTTTTCTGCTGTGATTTGGGAGGCTGCACCCTCTCCTTTGTAGAAAAATAGGTGAACACAAAAAGAATGATAGCAAGCACTCCAAAGGCCACCATTGCCCAGGTCCAGCCGATCTGCTCGTTACCCTGTCCGAAATGGCCGACAAGGGTCAGGGTAAATTTTGAAACTATAAGCTGCCCTATAAATGCGATAACAAATCTGTATTGTGATGCGCTTGTACGCTCCTGCGAGTTGGGAGTCATAACCCCCATAAGGGCAGAATAAGGGACGTTTACCGCTGTATAAAGCATCATCAGGAAGGTATAGGTTATATAGGCATAAATGATTTTACCGATGTTCCCCAGATCAGGTGTAAAGAATGTCACAACCCCGCATATAGCGAGGACAGGGGCAAGAAGAATGATATAGGGACGAAACTTTCCCCACCGGGATTCTGTCCTGTCGGCGATCATGCCCATTATAGGGTCATTAATCGCATCCCAGATCCTGGTGACAAGAAACATCCAGAACACTGCGCTGGGGGATATGCCGAATACATCTGTGTAAAAATATGAGATGTAGAGCATAAACATCTGGAAATAGAGATTGGAGGCCGCATCACCAAGGCCGTATCCTATCTTTTCTTTTGCGGGTAATCTTCTGGATGATTCTCCATTTGTGGAATAACTGACGTCTGGGGTTCTAGCTTCAGAATTAGTCATATGTCACCTGATTTTGTAGTTTTTGGATACGATATAAGAGATATCGTTCAATTTGATCACGGGAGTATAGAGTAAATAAAAAGGCATGTCAAACAAAGTATCGCATACTCGTTAATAACCTTTTTTATACCGGGTTACCTTCATTTTTTTAATAGGAAGAGGGCTGAGTAAACAAATTGGTTAAAAAATTTTATATCCATTTTCCGGGGGTTACCCCTGCGCCTCTTGTCCCGCCGTAGTTTGAAAGTTTTTAACGAAGGCGGATGCGCCCTTAGCCCTTAGCCCTTCGCCTCTCTCAACAAATACTTCTCATATGCCGCCCTTACCCTCTTAATACATTCATCAAGCCTTTGAAGCAGCTTTTCTCCGTCAGCTTCAATGCCAAGCATCTTTTTTGCAAGGGTGTTTATCTCGCTCTTTTCAGCAGGGATGGTATGGGTCTGTCTGTCTTCAAGTATCTGCAGATAGTGTTCTATCCTTCTTAAGAATATGTAGTCATCCTTAATTATATTCGCAGCCTTATCATCAAAAATGGCTGCCTCTGTCAATGATTTAATAGCAAGCAGGGTATTGCTTTCTGTCTCAAGTCTCTTTTCACAACCATATATAAGCTGAAGCCCCTGTACCATAAACTCCACATCCCTGATCCCTCCGCTACCGGACTTCACATCTATCCCTGCATTGAGCCCCTGAGAGCTGTTTTTTACTGCCTTTTTTCTCAGCCTCTCTATCTCATTAACAACCATTCCCCTTTTCCATGGTTTCATGATAAAGGGTTTAAGGCTGGAGAGGAACTCATATCCCAGCGTAATATTACCCGCAACCGGCCTCATCTTGAGGGCTGCCTGTTTCTCCCAGAATGATGCAGAACTTCGGTAATACTCTATAATGGATGGTATTGACTGGACAATCTCTCCTGAGCTTCCAAATGGTCTGAGCCTCAAGTCCACCCTGTATGCATACCCCTCTTCTGTATGAGATGAAAGAGATGCCCTGATATCCTCAAGTATCTTCCCTGCTATCTCCCTGCGTCCGTTTCCGGCCTCGCCATCA contains the following coding sequences:
- a CDS encoding MFS transporter, with amino-acid sequence MTNSEARTPDVSYSTNGESSRRLPAKEKIGYGLGDAASNLYFQMFMLYISYFYTDVFGISPSAVFWMFLVTRIWDAINDPIMGMIADRTESRWGKFRPYIILLAPVLAICGVVTFFTPDLGNIGKIIYAYITYTFLMMLYTAVNVPYSALMGVMTPNSQERTSASQYRFVIAFIGQLIVSKFTLTLVGHFGQGNEQIGWTWAMVAFGVLAIILFVFTYFSTKERVQPPKSQQKNSIKDLEYLFKNTPWVIIAIATVFQLLYAVMRGTSTPYYFKYYVLEQEIFNVNLSISSFTEWFASVGSASTLVGALMAQSFAKTLDKKNAYTGALIASAVISCAFYYVQPHNVLMIFGLNIAVSFLMGVVSVLQWAIYTDTADYGEWKFGRRSTGLIMAASLFALKLGLAFGGSFVNGILGYYGFVANVAQSSESIFGIRMVMSFYPAIFGVLGGLVMLFYPLKSSVMLKIEEDLSKRRAEA